A region of Chelonia mydas isolate rCheMyd1 chromosome 7, rCheMyd1.pri.v2, whole genome shotgun sequence DNA encodes the following proteins:
- the LOC102934908 gene encoding haloacid dehalogenase-like hydrolase domain-containing 5 isoform X2 has product MALEMMASGRVCVCPDGVTCVCQRDKVGEPNVPTFGFLFDIDGVLVRGKTPIPAAQKAFQKLVNSQGQFLVPVVFVTNAGNCLRQKKADQLSHILGVPISQDQVVMSHSPLRMFKRYHDKCVLVSGQGPLLDIAKYLGFCQPITIDILRETYPLLDMVDHDRRPKVLHLPAVELPKIEAVVLFGEPVRWETNLQLIIDVLLTGGCPGKPHHQASHPHIPVLACNMDLMWMAEAQSPRFGHGTFMVCLENIYKKITGKELKYEALMGKPSELTYQYAEYLIRMQAAQRHWKKPIQTLYAIGDNLMTDIYGANLYNRYLEEKNSRKGSKGRIQAKVAAGTRSATISQDDEINHTWQNELAPATVTNCRSVLVCTGVYNPHTEVPSDTRESITETVFHGHRDFRFDPALVEPDHIVPDVDAAVDLIYQLENFAPNQDTRTF; this is encoded by the exons CCCAACGTACCTACCTTTGGCTTTCTCTTCGACATTGATGGGGTACTGGTACGAGGAAAGACTCCAATTCCTGCGGCACAAAAAGCCTTTCAAAAGCTAGTTAATTCTCAGGGACAGTTCTTGGTGCCTGTAGTATTTGTCACCAATGCAGGAAACTGCCTTCGCCAGAAGAAAGCTGATCAGTTGTCTCATATTTTGGGAGTGCCT ATTTCACAAGACCAAGTTGTGATGTCTCATAGTCCTTTACGGATGTTCAAACGTTACCATGACAAATGCGTTCTGGTGTCTGGGCAAGGACCACTTCTTGATATTGCCAAATA TCTGGGTTTTTGTCAGCCTATTACCATTGATATACTGCGTGAGACATACCCTTTGCTGGATATGGTTGACCATGACAGACGGCCTAAAGTTTTG CATTTGCCAGCCGTGGAACTTCCCAAAATTGAGG CTGTTGTTTTGTTTGGAGAACCAGTTAGATGGGAGACTAATCTTCAACTGATAATAGATGTTCTGCTAACCGGTGGCTGTCCTGGAAAGCCACATCATCAAGCCAGTCACCCACATATACCTGTGCTTGCTTGTAATATGGATCTGATGTGGATGGCTGAGGCACAGTCTCCAAG ATTTGGGCATGGGACATTCATGGTTTGTTTGGAAAATATTTACAAGAAGATCACTGGCAAAGAACTGAAATATGAGGCCTTGATGGGCAAGCCTAGTGAACTGACCTATCAATATGCAGAGTACCTGATTAGGATGCAGGCAGCACAGAGACACTGGAAGAAGCCTATTCAAACTCTTTATGCCATTGG GGACAACCTAATGACTGATATCTATGGTGCTAACCTTTATAATCGTTACCTTGAAGAGAAGAATTCCAGAAAAGGTTCCAAAGGGCGTATCCAGGCCAAAGTTGCTGCTGGGACCAGGTCTGCCACTATTTCTCAGGATGATGAAATAAACCACACTTGGCAAAACGAGCTAGCACCTGCTACTGTGACCAATTGTAGGTCTGTTCTTGTTTGTACTGGGGTTTACAATCCTCACACAGAAGTGCCCTCTGATACCAGGGAGAGTATAACTGAGACTGTGTTCCATGGTCACAGAGATTTTAGATTTGATCCTGCTTTGGTAGAGCCAGACCATATTGTACCAGATGTTGATGCTGCTGTAGATCTGATCTACCAACTGGAGAATTTTGCACCTAATCAAGATACTAGAACTTTTTAA